The following proteins come from a genomic window of Deltaproteobacteria bacterium:
- a CDS encoding MFS transporter, whose translation MKPKKRIFNSRFHRDMLLFISTVAMFGFAESVVNSVFNNYLDATFHLDSLQRTFLELPRELPGFLIIFVSAALFFVRSRRLAVIASVLGASGLILMAFFSFTFHWMFAWLFILSLGQHLFLPLSTSIGMELAREGKTGKRLGQLNAIRNTSMIVGSFAIVLCFKYFEFNFQQAFLLAALFYLAGGAIIFSMHPGEAHRPKLHLKLHKEYRLYYWLSILYGTRKQIFLTFAPWVLVTVFNQPTQVLATLLSRF comes from the coding sequence ATGAAACCCAAAAAGCGTATTTTCAATTCTCGATTCCACCGTGACATGCTTCTTTTTATTTCAACTGTCGCCATGTTCGGTTTTGCAGAGAGTGTCGTCAATTCAGTTTTTAATAACTATCTTGACGCGACATTTCATCTTGACAGTCTTCAGCGGACGTTTTTGGAGCTGCCCAGAGAATTGCCTGGATTCTTGATCATTTTTGTCTCTGCAGCGCTGTTTTTTGTAAGAAGTCGCAGGCTTGCAGTGATAGCCAGCGTGCTTGGGGCCTCTGGTCTCATTTTAATGGCCTTCTTCTCTTTTACCTTTCACTGGATGTTTGCCTGGCTGTTTATTCTGAGTCTCGGGCAGCATCTTTTTTTGCCGTTAAGCACAAGCATAGGAATGGAGCTTGCCCGGGAGGGTAAAACCGGCAAGCGCCTGGGCCAGCTTAACGCAATTCGCAATACCAGCATGATTGTGGGCAGCTTTGCCATCGTACTCTGTTTCAAATACTTTGAATTCAATTTCCAACAGGCTTTTCTTTTGGCCGCCCTGTTTTATCTTGCCGGTGGTGCAATTATTTTCTCCATGCATCCGGGAGAAGCTCACAGACCGAAACTCCATCTCAAACTCCACAAAGAATATCGTCTCTACTACTGGCTTTCAATTCTGTACGGCACCAGAAAGCAGATATTTTTGACATTTGCGCCCTGGGTGCTTGTGACGGTTTTTAACCAGCCAACTCAGGTCCTCGCGACTCTTCTTAGTCGGTTCTGA